The Geitlerinema sp. PCC 9228 genomic interval TTCGGGGTGACGTTTCGGAAGTTCAAGCTTCGGTATCAGCAGGTGTTGAAGGGGTCAAAAGAGTGAAAGGTGGTCAAGTCCTTTCCACACATATTATTGCCCGTCCCCATGAAAATCTGGAATACGTGTTACCAATTCGCTATACAGAAGAAGTAGAACAGTTTCGCGAAAGCATCGATACCCCTCGTCCCCTAGCCAGACAGTAACCTTCCGTAGGACATAGAATAAGATTAGAAATGATGTGGTCTGTTTGGGCGCGGTGCTTGTAGGTCAAAAATTGGCTGCTGGCATTGTGCTTCCCCAGTTAAGCAAAACCAACTTCCCAAAGCAAGCGATTGGGAGGCAAAGCACGCTCGCGAACGAGCACCCGTCAGCATATTTCCCCAATCTTGTTCGCCTAGTTTGGTTCCCTGTTCTTGTCTTCCATCGCAAAAAAACTGGCAAGAGAAGACATCCATCAAGCACTTGCTAGTTGCAATGGTCCCAGGGACCAGCGCCTTCGACACCATCAAAGGCGCGCCATCTAGGCCAGGCTTCTGCCTGGGTGTAGCCATTGGCAAGTGCTCGGTATAACTTGTTGAATTCAGGAGGAATTCCCCATGGTAGTCCGCAGTGTAGCGGCTCCTCCGACACCTTGGTCGAAGAATTTAGCCGAACCGCAAATTGACGAGACGGCGTACGTCCATTCCTTTTCCAACATCATCGGCGACGTACGAGTGGGGGGGAACGTCCTCGTTGCACCTGGAACCTCCATTCGCGCGGATGAAGGAACGCCGTTTGCCATTGGTGACAGCACCAATATTCAAGACGGCGTGGTCATCCATGGTTTGGAAAAAGGTCGGGTTGTAGGCGACGACGGTCAGGAATATTCCGTCTGGATCGGTCCCAATTCCTGCATTACCCATATGAGCCTGATTCACGGACCTGCCTACATCGGCAGCGAGTGTTTCATCGGCTTTCGCTCCACCGTATTTAACGCCCGGGTTGGATCGGGGTCCATCGTCATGATGCATGCCCTCATCCAAGACGTGGAAATTCCGGCAGGGAAATACATTCCCTCTGGAAGCATTATTACCAACCAACAGCAGGCCGATCGCTTGCCCGAGGTGCAAGAAGCCGATCGCGATTTTGCTTCCCACGTCGTTCAAATTAACGAAGCCCTGCGCAGCGGTTACTTCTGTGCGGCGGACGAAGCTTGCCTGGTTTCCGTACGCAACGAAGCCAACCAATCCAACGGTAAAAACTACGCTTCTAACAATGGCGGTAGCCCCAACCGCGGCTCATCGAGTTCCTATAAGTCCATGAGAACCAGTTTAGACCCCGAAGTTCAAAAACAAGTACGCAATCTGCTCTCCCAAGGATACCGCATCGGTACCGAACATGCGGACAAGCGTCGTTTCCGGACCAGCTCCTGGCGCAGCTGCCCGCAAATTACTGCCCAGCGCGAAGATGAAGTGTTTGCCGAACTGAAGCTTGCTTGGCCGACCATGCCGGCGAGTACGTCCGTTTGATCGGTATTGACCCCACCGCCAAACGCCGGGTGCTGGAAACCATTATCCAACGTCCCGACGGCCAGGCACCGCAAACTTCGAGCCGCCATTCCTCTGGCAGTAGCTACAACGGTGGCGCTCGCAGCACCCAGGGTTCGAGTTCCCCAGGTACGGCAACCAGCAGCCGCTTGAGTCCCGAAGTGCAGCAACAAGTACGCAATCTGCTCTCCCAAGGATACCGCATCGGTACCGAACATGCAGACAAGCGTCGTTTCCGGACCAGCTCCTGGCGCAGCTGCCCGCAAATTACTGCCCAGCGCGAAGATGAAGTGTTTGCCGAACTGCTTGTTTGGCCGACCATGCCGGCGAGTACGTCCGTTTGCTAGGCATTGACCCCACCGCCAAACGCCGGGTATTGGAAACGATTATTCAGCGTCCCGACGACGAAGCCCCCCAATCGGGACAGCGCCAAGCGGCTGCGGGACAACAACGTCAAACTACCACAACCAACGGTTATTCGGGCAACAGCTACGGGAGCAGTGCTTCCAGCTACAGCGGGAATAGCGCGGCAACCGGCAAGTTGGATGGCGAAACCCGCGAACAAGTACGCAATTTGCTGTTGCAAGGTTATCGCATTGGTGCCGAACATGCAGACAAGCGCCGTTTCCGTACCAGTTCCTGGCGCAGTTGCGGTCCCATTGAAGGCAAGCGGGAGTCGGAGGTAATTGCCAACTTAGAAGCCTGTTTGTCTGAATATGCCGGCGAGTACGTGCGCTTGCTAGGCATCGACCCCACAGCCAAACGCCGGGTATCGGAAACGATTATTCAACGCCCTGAGTAGTTTTGGTTGAGTGGTTTGGGAACCCCGCTTCCCTGTCTTCGAGGAAAGGCAAAGCGGGAAGCTAGGGATACGCAGCTGCAGGGTTGACTCTCAAGGCTGCTGTCCGTGTTTGCCTTTTCTCTTTTTCCCCGTTTTCCTTTCCTGGCTTTGCCAGGTTGCAAGCAGCCAGTCATTTCATACCACCCTTTCCATGTATTTGCCACCTTTACAAACATTATCGGAGGGGTTACAAACGCGTGCGGCACCAGCTCATGTTAGCGGTGACGTGTCGATTCATCCCAATGCCGCGATCGCGCCGGGCGTTATTTTACAGGCAGCGCCCAACAGTCGTATTGTGGTTGCTGCTGGGGCTTGTATCGGCATGGGTGCCATTATTGAAGCGCACGAGGGGACCATTGAAATCCAACAGGGTGCGGTTTTGGGAGCTGGCGTTTTGGCGATCGGACGCGGCACCATTGGGGAATACGCTTGTGTGGGTGCCGCTACCACGATTTGGAATACCAGCGTTGCGGCTATGGAGGCGATCGCTGCGGGGTCAATTCTCGGCGATCGCTCCCGTTCGGTGGATTTATCGGACGATGCAGTGCCCGAAAAGGCTTCCTCGACCGCCAGTTCCCCAACTTCCAATTCCGATGAGTCTTGCGATCGCACCCCCTCTCCATCGCCACCATCTTCAGCTGCCGATGTCACCCAGGCAAGCGGCTACCACCATACCGATAATGGTACTACCCCATCAGGTGCCGCACCACCTGCCGACCGAAACGGCTATCCCGATAGTTCCCCAGCACAAGCAGGTGCAACCACACCACCTACCGAGTTCCATGGTAATTCCAATGGTGGTGTCCGTGCTGCCCACGGGCAACCGGATTTTGCTTCGCCATCCCCAGATGCCTCG includes:
- a CDS encoding carbon dioxide-concentrating mechanism protein CcmK, with the translated sequence MAIAVGMIETLGFPAVVEAADAMVKAARVTLVGYEKIGTGRVTVIVRGDVSEVQASVSAGVEGVKRVKGGQVLSTHIIARPHENLEYVLPIRYTEEVEQFRESIDTPRPLARQ